From a single Osmerus eperlanus chromosome 8, fOsmEpe2.1, whole genome shotgun sequence genomic region:
- the elovl4b gene encoding elongation of very long chain fatty acids protein 4b — MEVATHFMNDTVEFYRWSLTIADKRVEKWPMMSSPLPTLAISCLYLLFLWAGPRYMQDREPFQLRKTLIVYNFSMVVLNFYIAKELLIGSRSAGYNYLCQPVSYSNDVNEVRIASALWWYYISKGVEFLDTVFFILRKKFNQVSFLHVYHHCTMFILWWIGIKWVPGGQSFFGATINASIHVLMYLYYALAAFGPKIQKYLWWKKYLTIIQMIQFHVTIGHAGHSLYKGCPFPAWMQWALIGYAVTFIILFANFYYHAYRRQPRSAKGGKPVANGISTATNGHGKMEEVEENGKRQKKGRAKRE; from the exons ATGGAAGTTGCAACTCACTTTATGAATGACACAGTAGAGTTCTACAGATGGAGCCTTACCATAGCAG ACAAGAGGGTAGAGAAATGGCCGATGATGTCatcgcccctccccaccctggCCATCAGCTGCCTGTACCTGCTCTTCCTGTGGGCGGGGCCTAGATACATGCAGGATCGCGAGCCCTTCCAGCTGAGGAAGACCCTCATAGTGTACAACTTCAGCATGGTGGTCCTCAACTTTTACATAGCCAAAGAG ctcctTATAGGCTCCAGGTCAGCAGGATACAACTACCTCTGTCAGCCCGTCAGCTACTCCAATGATGTCAACGAAGTTAGg ATAGCTTCTGCTTTGTGGTGGTACTACATCTCCAAGGGGGTGGAGTTCCTGGACACGGTATTCTTCATCCTGAGGAAGAAGTTTAACCAGGTCAGCTTCCTGCACGTCTACCACCACTGCACCATGTTCATCCTCTGGTGGATCGGCATCAAGTGGGTCCCCGGTGGACAGT CCTTCTTCGGCGCAACCATCAACGCCTCCATCCATGTCCTGATGTACCTGTACTACGCCCTGGCTGCCTTTGGACCTAAGATCCAGAAGTACCTGTGGTGGAAGAAATACCTCACTATCATTCAGATG ATCCAGTTCCACGTGACCATCGGCCACGCCGGCCACTCCCTCTACAAGGGCTGCCCCTTCCCCGCTTGGATGCAGTGGGCTCTGATCGGCTATGCAGTTACCTTCATCATCCTGTTCGCCAACTTTTACTACCACGCTTACCGTCGCCAGCCACGCTCTGCCAAGGGAGGCAAGCCTGTTGCCAACGGCATTTCCACGGCAACCAACGGCCACGgcaagatggaggaggtggaggagaacggGAAGAGGCAGAAGAAGGGAAGAGCGAAGAGGGAGTAA
- the stum gene encoding protein stum homolog isoform X2, translating into MDQKDTEMNEKGVTVTSTTSSSGVVVQVREKKGPLRAAIPYMPFPVAVFCLFLNTFVPGLGTFVSAFTVLCGARTDLPDRHVCCVFWLNIAAAFIQILTAIVMVGWIMSIFWGMDMVILASYRDQVPQQV; encoded by the exons ATGGACCAGAAAGACACGGAGATGAACGAGAAGGGAGTAACGGTGACCAGTACGACTTCATCCAGTGGAGTTGTTGTTCAAGTGCGCGAAAAGAAAGGACCTCTGCGCGCAGCCATTCCCTACATGCCATTCCCTGTAGCTGTTTTCTGCCTATTTCTCAACACTTTTGTACCTGGACTAG GGACGTTTGTGTCTGCATTCACGGTGCTGTGTGGAGCCCGGACAGATCTGCCAGACCGCCATGTGTGTTGCGTGTTCTGGTTGAACATAGCTGCAGCCTTCATTCAGATCCTCACAGCCATAGTGATGGTGGGCTGGATCATGAGTATATTCTGGGGCATGGACATGGTCATCTTGGCCA GTTACAGAGACCAGGTGCCCCAACAGGTGTAA
- the stum gene encoding protein stum homolog isoform X1, with the protein MDQKDTEMNEKGVTVTSTTSSSGVVVQVREKKGPLRAAIPYMPFPVAVFCLFLNTFVPGLGTFVSAFTVLCGARTDLPDRHVCCVFWLNIAAAFIQILTAIVMVGWIMSIFWGMDMVILASTYTSEHICNTNIHYTGLLLSCLSVVC; encoded by the exons ATGGACCAGAAAGACACGGAGATGAACGAGAAGGGAGTAACGGTGACCAGTACGACTTCATCCAGTGGAGTTGTTGTTCAAGTGCGCGAAAAGAAAGGACCTCTGCGCGCAGCCATTCCCTACATGCCATTCCCTGTAGCTGTTTTCTGCCTATTTCTCAACACTTTTGTACCTGGACTAG GGACGTTTGTGTCTGCATTCACGGTGCTGTGTGGAGCCCGGACAGATCTGCCAGACCGCCATGTGTGTTGCGTGTTCTGGTTGAACATAGCTGCAGCCTTCATTCAGATCCTCACAGCCATAGTGATGGTGGGCTGGATCATGAGTATATTCTGGGGCATGGACATGGTCATCTTGGCCAGTACGTATACCTCAGAACATATctgcaacacaaacatacactataCAGGCTTATTGTTGTCTTGTTTGTCTGTTGTCTGTTGA
- the stum gene encoding protein stum homolog isoform X3, which produces MDQKDTEMNEKGVTVTSTTSSSGVVVQVREKKGPLRAAIPYMPFPVAVFCLFLNTFVPGLGTFVSAFTVLCGARTDLPDRHVCCVFWLNIAAAFIQILTAIVMVGWIMSIFWGMDMVILAISEGRYV; this is translated from the exons ATGGACCAGAAAGACACGGAGATGAACGAGAAGGGAGTAACGGTGACCAGTACGACTTCATCCAGTGGAGTTGTTGTTCAAGTGCGCGAAAAGAAAGGACCTCTGCGCGCAGCCATTCCCTACATGCCATTCCCTGTAGCTGTTTTCTGCCTATTTCTCAACACTTTTGTACCTGGACTAG GGACGTTTGTGTCTGCATTCACGGTGCTGTGTGGAGCCCGGACAGATCTGCCAGACCGCCATGTGTGTTGCGTGTTCTGGTTGAACATAGCTGCAGCCTTCATTCAGATCCTCACAGCCATAGTGATGGTGGGCTGGATCATGAGTATATTCTGGGGCATGGACATGGTCATCTTGGCCA TTTCTGAAGGTAGGTATGTGTAG
- the LOC134025038 gene encoding terminal nucleotidyltransferase 5A-like: MGDTVDSSPVDSCQDGESSNLSVLNWEQVQRLDAILTESIPIHGRWNFPTLEMKPRDIVKVVRCRMEEKRIHVREVRLNGSAASHVLHEDSGLGWKDLDLIFCADLKGELEFQTVKDIVLDALLDFLPEGVNKEKITPVTLKEAYVQKMVKVCNDSDRWSLISLSNNRGKNVELKFVDSLRRQFEFSVDSFQIRLDSLLLFYECSEHPMAATFHPTILGESVYGDFPVALDHLRKRLICTRSPEEIRGGGLLKYCHLLVRGFRAASEPEMRLLQRYMCSRFFIDFSEVGEQRRKLESYLQNHFVGLEDRKYDYLATLHDVVQESTVCLMGHERRQTLSLISSLALRVLAEQNVILNAANVTCFYQPAPYVADGNFSNYYVAQVQPVYTCPPPQHYAAPQYLHPMYGTWLPCN, from the exons ATGGGCGATACAGTCGATTCAAGTCCGGTGGACAGCTGCCAAGATGGGGAGAGCAGCAACCTCAGCGTGCTCAACTGGGAGCAAGTGCAGCGACTAGACGCTATCCTGACCGAGTCCATTCCCATTCATGGCCGCTGGAACTTTCCCACCCTGGAGATGAAACCACGGGACATTGTCAAAGTGGTCAGGTGTCGCATGGAGGAGAAACGGATACACGTCCGGGAGGTCCGTTTGAACGGTTCTGCGGCCAGCCATGTTCTTCACGAGGACAGCGGTTTGGGATGGAAAGATCTAGACCTGATATTCTGTGCTGATCTAAAAGGGGAACTGGAGTTTCAGACAGTGAAAGATATAGTTTTGGATGCGTTATTGGATTTCTTGCCAGAAGGAGTAAATAAAGAGAAAATCACACCTGTGACCTTAAAG GAGGCCTATGTGCAGAAGATGGTGAAGGTGTGCAATGACTCAGACCGCTGGAGCCTTATCTCGCTCTCCAACAACCGCGGTAAGAACGTGGAGCTCAAGTTCGTGGACTCTCTCCGGCGCCAGTTTGAATTCAGCGTGGACTCCTTCCAGATCCGCCTTGACTCTCTCCTCTTGTTCTACGAGTGCTCCGAGCACCCGATGGCCGCCACCTTCCACCCGACCATTCTGGGCGAGAGTGTGTACGGAGACTTCCCTGTAGCCCTGGACCACCTGCGCAAACGTCTCATCTGCACGCGCAGCCCAGAGGAGATCCGTGGAGGCGGCCTGCTCAAATACTGCCATCTGCTGGTGCGGGGGTTCCGCGCGGCCTCCGAGCCCGAGATGAGGCTGCTCCAGCGCTACATGTGCTCCCGGTTCTTCATCGACTTCTCCGAGGTGGGCGAGCAGAGGAGAAAGCTCGAGTCCTACCTCCAGAACCACTTTGTGGgcctggaggacaggaagtaCGACTACCTGGCCACGCTGCACGACGTGGTCCAGGAGAGCACCGTGTGCCTGATGGGCCACGAGCGGCGCCAGACGCTCAGCCTCATCTCCTCGCTGGCGCTGCGCGTCCTCGCCGAGCAGAACGTCATCCTCAACGCCGCCAACGTCACGTGCTTCTACCAGCCCGCCCCCTACGTCGCCGACGGGAACTTCAGCAATTACTACGTGGCCCAGGTGCAGCCCGTctacacctgcccccccccccagcactacGCCGCGCCCCAGTACCTCCACCCCATGTACGGCACCTGGCTGCCATGCAACTGA